From the bacterium genome, the window TGATATTATCCAGAATATATCACTCCATAGTATTCTATCTTTATATTCATCTTCATAAAAAGAGCACTTTTGACAGAGAATTTGTAATTTTTTATCATTGGTTTTTAAATTTTCAAAAATAACTTTTTCTGCCATAATTTCTTTATCAAGATTTTTAATTTCATTCTTTATTCTTTCAATAATTATTTTATTTGATAGATAAAAAATTCCACAGATTAAAAAAATTGTAACAAGACCTGTAAGGTAAAAAATTATAAATCTTATGAGTAAAATCTTTTTTCTGTATTTTTCTAATCTTCTTTTAAGTAAATTAATCTCTATCATATTATTTTTCTTGTTAATAGTCCTATACAGACAGCATAGGACATACCATTTTCTATTTTATCAAGAGGAATGAGGGATTCTGAAAAAAAAGAGAGAGGGTTATAGTTTTCACAAGGAATATTTATATTCTTTTCTATTACTTCTTTAATTCCGGATATATTTGCTCCTCCACCTGTCAAATACATTTTATTAATTTTTTCTCCTGTTTTATTCTGAAAATATTTTAAGGAAACATTTATATCTTCAATAAATTCAGGAATTATATCATTAAGAATAACATTTTTTTCAAATTCCTCTATTTTTTCAATATTATGTGTACCCCATAAAATGTCTCTGCAGAATAAAAACTTATCCTTTAAAAATATAACTAAATTTGAAATTGAAAATCCAATATTTAGAATACAAACAGAATTTGTGTCTTTATTAAAATATAGAAAACTGTTTAAAACTGCGAGACCATCAACATCCATTATAAGTGGTCTTAATTTTGCTTTCAAAAAAATTTTATTGTATATTTCCACTTTGATTAAAGGGCAGGAAATAAGAAAAATGTTTTTTTTACTATCTATATTGAATGAAATATAATCATATTCATAATTATCTAAAAAATCAGGTATTATTTGAATTCCTTCTAGTTTTATTGCATTTTCAAGTTCTTCTTCAGATAAATTTGGAAGTTCAAAATAATGGAAAATAATATTATTTCCTGCAATACTGAATATACACTTCTTTCCTTTATAATTGTTTTTATTGAGAAAATCTCTCAAAAAATTTCCTAATATCTCAGTATCTTCAATAGAAATATTCCTGAAATTTTCTATAGGATTTTCAATTTTTTCTATATTTGTCAAATATAAACTATCTTTTTTTTCATAACCCTCTACAATTTTTATATATTTAGACCCTATATCAACACCTATTTTAAGGGACATATTTTTAAAAAAAAAGTGGAGTTAGGTTAACTCCACTTTGCGTATCTTTTTAAAATACTTTCCAACTTTCACCACCATCTGTAGACCATTCAAGAGTTCCATCATCAAGTTTTATTCTTACCTGAATATCTGCAGCATCTCCTGAACCATAGGCAACAGCATATGTCCCATCTACTGAAAATGTAGTAAAATATTTATTTCCAGAGGCATCAACTCCAAGATCTTCATCTGAACTGACTGCGTCTTCAATTACTTTATATTCATTGTGCTGTGAATAATAAACTCTTTCAGCTGTTCTAATTGACCCAACAAGGGAAGCACCTTCAGATGCTTTTGATTTTTTAACCTGTCCTGTGTATAAAGGAATAGCAATTGCTGCAAGAATACCAACAATAATAACTACCACCATCAACTCAATCAACGTAAACCCTTTTTTTCTATTTTTTTTCATTTTTTTCACCTCCTTTCTTTAATTTTTGACGTTATTATAAACTTTTTTTCTCTTTCTGTCAAAAATTTTTTTATGATATCAGAGTTACTATATATCCCATCATCTAATAGTTCCTGCAAGTTTAAATATGGGTAAATAAATAGCAAGAACAACAATACCAACGATAATCCCAAGACCTATTATTAAAATTGGCTCAATTATAGAAGTTAAAATATTTACAGTTGCATCAACTTCATCTCTGAAAAATTTTGAAACCCTGTTTAACATATCTTCTAATCTACCTGTTTCTTCTCCAACCCTTACCATTCTCACAAGTATTGGCGGAAAAAT encodes:
- the pilM gene encoding pilus assembly protein PilM, whose amino-acid sequence is MSLKIGVDIGSKYIKIVEGYEKKDSLYLTNIEKIENPIENFRNISIEDTEILGNFLRDFLNKNNYKGKKCIFSIAGNNIIFHYFELPNLSEEELENAIKLEGIQIIPDFLDNYEYDYISFNIDSKKNIFLISCPLIKVEIYNKIFLKAKLRPLIMDVDGLAVLNSFLYFNKDTNSVCILNIGFSISNLVIFLKDKFLFCRDILWGTHNIEKIEEFEKNVILNDIIPEFIEDINVSLKYFQNKTGEKINKMYLTGGGANISGIKEVIEKNINIPCENYNPLSFFSESLIPLDKIENGMSYAVCIGLLTRKII
- a CDS encoding prepilin-type N-terminal cleavage/methylation domain-containing protein, translating into MKKNRKKGFTLIELMVVVIIVGILAAIAIPLYTGQVKKSKASEGASLVGSIRTAERVYYSQHNEYKVIEDAVSSDEDLGVDASGNKYFTTFSVDGTYAVAYGSGDAADIQVRIKLDDGTLEWSTDGGESWKVF